From a single Photobacterium gaetbulicola Gung47 genomic region:
- a CDS encoding anti-sigma B factor antagonist (COG3113) gives MTKQKIEWQAQENGLYCLSGALERDTVPAFWQQRHEWMPKDSKVQLDLSAVGRIDSAGMVMLLHIYQQLSQNGAELKILNVPEQLVTLLRLSHVESMLAACIE, from the coding sequence ATGACTAAGCAAAAGATTGAGTGGCAAGCTCAGGAAAATGGGCTTTACTGCTTGTCAGGGGCATTGGAACGTGACACAGTTCCAGCTTTTTGGCAGCAACGCCATGAATGGATGCCGAAGGATAGCAAAGTGCAGCTGGATCTGTCTGCGGTCGGGCGGATCGACTCTGCCGGTATGGTGATGTTGCTGCACATATACCAACAGCTGAGCCAAAATGGGGCTGAGCTGAAAATATTGAATGTGCCAGAGCAGCTTGTCACGCTGCTACGTCTGAGTCACGTTGAATCAATGTTAGCGGCTTGCATCGAGTGA
- a CDS encoding hypothetical protein (COG2854), with translation MKWFRYVMMMVVCLPLMAQAAVVDKTNPYTMMDQVSQKTFARLKSEQGVIQQNPEHLRRVVQQELLPYINTRYAAYKVLGPHLKSTTPQQRNDFVAAFTDYLVASYAQVLTQYTDQDIEIEPPKPIPADRSVISVRVDIVDTKRPPIRLDFTLRKNKKTGEWQGFDMVAEGVSMISTKQSEWNGQLRSQGVDAVTQDLKRLAAKPIRRESENND, from the coding sequence ATGAAATGGTTTCGTTATGTAATGATGATGGTTGTCTGCCTGCCGCTGATGGCGCAGGCCGCTGTGGTCGACAAGACCAATCCCTATACCATGATGGATCAGGTTTCACAGAAGACTTTTGCCCGGCTGAAGTCGGAGCAGGGCGTGATCCAGCAGAATCCTGAACATTTGCGCCGGGTGGTGCAGCAGGAGCTGCTGCCCTACATCAATACCCGCTATGCGGCTTACAAGGTACTGGGGCCCCACCTGAAAAGCACGACGCCGCAGCAGCGCAATGACTTTGTGGCGGCGTTCACGGACTACTTGGTTGCTTCCTACGCCCAGGTACTGACCCAGTACACGGATCAGGATATTGAAATCGAGCCGCCAAAGCCGATCCCGGCCGATCGCAGTGTGATTTCTGTTCGGGTAGATATTGTCGATACCAAGCGACCGCCGATCCGCCTGGACTTCACATTGCGCAAGAACAAGAAAACCGGTGAGTGGCAGGGGTTCGATATGGTGGCCGAAGGGGTCAGTATGATCTCGACCAAGCAAAGCGAGTGGAACGGCCAGCTGCGCAGCCAGGGGGTTGATGCCGTGACGCAGGATCTGAAACGATTGGCGGCCAAGCCGATCCGTCGTGAGTCAGAAAACAATGACTAA
- a CDS encoding putative BolA/YrbA family protein, transcriptional regulator (COG5007) — MEISEIKNILENALELDEVIVKGDGSHYEVIAVGAMFEGMNRVKKQQAIYGPLMGQIAANEIHALSIKTYTPEEWARDKKLMSLS, encoded by the coding sequence GTGGAAATCTCTGAAATTAAGAATATTCTGGAAAATGCCTTGGAACTTGACGAAGTGATTGTCAAGGGCGACGGCAGTCACTACGAAGTGATCGCTGTTGGTGCCATGTTCGAGGGTATGAACCGTGTTAAGAAGCAGCAGGCTATTTACGGTCCGCTGATGGGGCAGATCGCAGCGAATGAAATTCATGCGCTGAGCATCAAAACGTACACGCCTGAAGAGTGGGCACGTGACAAAAAATTGATGTCCCTGTCTTAA
- a CDS encoding ABC transporter (COG1463), with the protein MQQTKKLELWVGSFVLAGFAALLVLIFKVADVQNLGGAETYTLKAHFDNIGGLKVRSPIKVGGVTVGKITNINLDTETYVPVVTLSIEKKYGYFPETSSAAILTSGLLGEQYLGISPGFIDEDIEMLGDGDLIEETRSALVLEDMIGQVLYSIGGDSN; encoded by the coding sequence ATGCAGCAAACGAAAAAACTAGAATTGTGGGTAGGCAGCTTCGTATTGGCTGGTTTTGCTGCCCTGCTGGTCTTGATCTTTAAGGTTGCCGATGTCCAGAATTTGGGTGGCGCGGAGACATACACCCTCAAGGCGCATTTTGACAATATCGGCGGCTTGAAAGTGCGCTCGCCGATCAAGGTCGGTGGAGTCACGGTTGGAAAAATAACCAATATTAATCTGGATACCGAGACCTATGTCCCGGTGGTCACTCTGTCTATCGAGAAGAAATACGGTTACTTCCCAGAGACCAGCTCGGCGGCCATTCTGACCTCAGGACTGCTAGGTGAGCAGTACCTCGGGATCTCTCCGGGGTTTATCGATGAGGATATCGAGATGCTCGGTGATGGTGACTTGATCGAAGAGACCCGGTCCGCACTGGTACTGGAAGATATGATTGGCCAGGTGCTGTACAGCATCGGCGGTGACAGTAATTAA